AGTAATCCTAGCTCCTCGCATCGTTCTTGGTATGGTCGAATCATTTACAATCCACAACAACTCCCAATGTGGAGAAcctgtcgaatttcactttctctCCCTGTAGATGCTGAGCTAATACAATACTTCATGCATGGTATCTGGGTCGAGTTCCGACTGCATTTTGGGAGTTATACAAAAATCTGCTAAATCTCCTAGATTCTTCAGCGCAGTAAACATAAAATACCTCGCTGTCTCTGGCACTAAACCACATCCTCGACAGATCTGCTCGCTAACGATCCATATCTTGTGACCTTTAACCTGTGAGAACAAAGCTTGACTTGACCTAGTCTTAGAACTTTGTACTACAACCCGTCAGAAATTCGATTGCATGCAGTCTGAGCGTCCAGAAAATTGTTAACACTCATAGGGTAGGGTATACACATTGGAGAACTAAACACTCGACGAAAACTTGACTGATGACAGCGATTCTATTGACGATTCGTTATCAGTGCAAATCAAAACTTTCCAGTCCCCGTACGGTCATCTTCGCAACACCTTCTAGGTCAACGTTACTtgataaatgttttctgttttctttttcagcgAACCAAACATGTCGACGATACCTGACTCATTTTGCTGTCCAATTACTCTTGCCTTAATGGACGATCCTGTTTGTGACAAAGAAGGGAATTCCTACGAGAAATCAGCTATTTTGGATTGGATCAGTAGACACGGCTGCTCACCCATCACACGATCTCCAATGGAAGCAACTGATCTTGTACCAAACCGAGCATTGAAAGATATGATTTTGGAATACTTTAAGAAGCCAACACCACCTAAAGTCGTTGCAACTGATTCGTCTCAAAACATTGATCCAGACAACATCGAAATGCGAACATTCGTTGACAAATCAAAGATGCTAATTACCATAGACCCAGGTAATTCGCAGGTGAGAACGTTTCTCGATGTGTCTTGTGTGATTGATGTGTCTGGATCGATGGACTGTGAAGCTACACTTGTAGGCGAAAATAACCAGCGTGAATCGTTCGGACTTACGGTACTGGACATTGTAAAACATGCTGTTACAACGGTTATAACATCACTGAGCTCAAATGATCGTTTAGCAATAGTCACGTTTTCCGATTCAGCACAAATAGTGCTACCGCTCACCCATATGGACGAACGTGGACAAAATGCAGCTATAACGATCTTGAAAGGATTACGCTCAGATGCTAGCACTAATCTTTGGGCTGGTCTAGAAAAAGGACTGGACGTTTTGAATACGAATGACGACAAAAGTGAATATAATCGGATCTCTACAGTCATGTTATTTACTGACGGCGAGCCGAATATAATTCCACCACGGGGACATCTACCAATGCTTCAAATGTACAAGGATCGGCTCGGAGCTCTTCCGGGAATTATCAATACATTTGGATTCGGTTACAATTTGGACAGTGAATTGTTGAATAGCTTGGCGAAAGCTGGTCAAGGAGGCTATTTTTTCATTCCGGACTGCAGTTTCGTCGGTACAATATTTGTGCATGCAATTGCTAATCTGAAGGTCACAATTGCAAATACTTGTCGACTCACAATTGAACCTTTGAATGGGACTGTATTTGTGGATCCGGGTAAAGATTTGGGTGAATATTTAACCGCCTCCGATACTTGGGGAATCACAGTTGATATCGGATCGATTCAAACTGGCCAAACGAAAGACATTTTACTTCAGATGAGTAATCTACCACAAAAAGGCACCGTGTGTGCATTGATCAATCTGAATACTAAAACTCGAACCAATAACCTGCTTACCTTGTCAGCGGAATGTGATTCATCCTCATCGAATGATCGTATCCTACCAACTTACTATCGATACAAATTCGTTGATGTTATGAAAAATGCCATGAGATTGGTGGCTGATGGGGGCGATTTCGTATTGGAGGCGAATACATTGGTACAGAATTTGATCaaggaaatagaaaattcgcCTTCCCATGAGGAAAGTTCCGCACTCTTACAGGATATAAAGGGCCAAGTattggaagccattaaaccaGATTATTTCCGAAGATGGGGACGTCACTATCTGCCATCGTTAATGTATGCTCACATTTATCAAGTCTGTAATAATTTCAAAGATATTGGGCCTCAGGTATATGGTGGTTCATTATTTAAGCTGTTACGAGACGAAGCTGACACTCTATTTTCGAATCTACCTCCGCCAAAACCATCTCAGAATGTTACTCTATTATCTGGTCCGCTGGTTCAGCAACAGCAACTGTCGAATGTTAGATCAAAGTTTTCAATGCGACTGTTTAACAGTTCCAGAAACGTTTGCTTCCATGGAAATGGTATGGTTCGACTGTTCGGTGGTAAAACGAAGAAGGTAGAATCAATAGTCAAAGGAGACAGAGTTGAATCTATGAATGGAACAGTAGCTACGGTCATTTGTGTGATTGAAACAAAAGTTGCCGAGGGAATCACGCAACTATCAAACTGTAAATCCGAAAATGGCTTGTCTACTTTGCTCATAACACCCTGGCATCCGATTCGACTGAGCCAGTCGCAAGACTGGATTTTTCCAATATCAATTGCAGAGCCGAAATCCGTACAGTGCGGAGCAgtatacaattttgttttggatGGACAACATATCGTCAATGTTGATGGCATTGATTGCGTTACCCTGGGACATTCGTTCGTTGATTCAGTATGTGCTCATGAATATTTCGGTACAGAACGTGTGATCAGTGACTTAAAAGCCATGAGAGGATACTCAAATGGTTTGGTACGATTGAGTGGAGTGCAGAGAGATCCAATTACATCTAAAGTAGTTGGTATCATTGAAGGCTGAACAattatgacaaaaaatattcgataAACTTTAGGTTTTATAGCAAAGTGTATGTTTAACCTGAATATTTTGCAGCATAGCTCTGCTTCTAGCAGTTCTAGCATTAAtctaagaaatatttggaggcttaTGCATCCTAAGATAGGAGtcatacatatttgaaaatttaaaggtttttggaaaaataagtgttcgtgctagaagcagtgctatgttTGAAGACAAAATATTCATTGGTCATTGACCCGATgaagtaataaattaaattttctgacatttaagtaaaaaattttgggaaaactttGACTTCACGAAGATTTGTGGCCGGAGTGAAGCAAAGGCACATGTATTTCATACATGTTGGCTGGAGCTTGGAGCTTTCTGAGTCACTTACAAAAAAGCTTTTCTCTCTAGGTCTTCTGTCATGTTAGCAAAGGTTCCTACCGAAGAGGACGTTCTGGTCCATGGTAAGTACGTCGAGTTTCAATGGTCCTTAGGGAGTAAAAAGGCGTTCGTTTGAACCAGTCTTGAGACTGAAGCGAGCTCAATGTGTGTTTGGGCCGTTGactgaaaaaccattttcagaTAGTTTAGAGAAGTTTACACAGTTTACGTGTTACGATTTCGTAACATAAAGGAGGAGACGCCATTTGAAGGACTTTAACGCGTGTGCAGATAGTTTCTCGCAACTATCGAATTGATTATAGACAATAGAAACTGGCTGAACAAGGATTAGCAGATCCACGCCAAAAGATATGTTTGCAGGCGTCCATGATAATAGTAGTGGTATTGTTGTAGTCCTTTTCCCAGAGCCATGTTAGGacccattttaattttttgaaacagTCAAGGATGTGTTTCGTCATATTTTCAAGACTTCGAAAGCTATGGCTTCATCACAAATTATCATACGACAGCAGAGTAAAACAACGGTTGctatcacggcagagtaaagtaaatcAGGCAGGAGCTTGATTTGACTGGGGTCACTTATTtgacttttcgaaaatggACCGCTTCCGCCTGATTTATTTTACTCAGCCGTGTTACTATGCAAACTGAAAATCTCCCAACATTTGTGCATAGGGggatttttttagatttttgtcAGGAATTGTAAagaactcaaagatcattttctgtcaaaatgtaTAGAGGATTTCACAGCAGAGTAAAATcagtatgaaaat
This window of the Bradysia coprophila strain Holo2 unplaced genomic scaffold, BU_Bcop_v1 contig_324, whole genome shotgun sequence genome carries:
- the LOC119079635 gene encoding uncharacterized protein LOC119079635, which codes for MSTIPDSFCCPITLALMDDPVCDKEGNSYEKSAILDWISRHGCSPITRSPMEATDLVPNRALKDMILEYFKKPTPPKVVATDSSQNIDPDNIEMRTFVDKSKMLITIDPGNSQVRTFLDVSCVIDVSGSMDCEATLVGENNQRESFGLTVLDIVKHAVTTVITSLSSNDRLAIVTFSDSAQIVLPLTHMDERGQNAAITILKGLRSDASTNLWAGLEKGLDVLNTNDDKSEYNRISTVMLFTDGEPNIIPPRGHLPMLQMYKDRLGALPGIINTFGFGYNLDSELLNSLAKAGQGGYFFIPDCSFVGTIFVHAIANLKVTIANTCRLTIEPLNGTVFVDPGKDLGEYLTASDTWGITVDIGSIQTGQTKDILLQMSNLPQKGTVCALINLNTKTRTNNLLTLSAECDSSSSNDRILPTYYRYKFVDVMKNAMRLVADGGDFVLEANTLVQNLIKEIENSPSHEESSALLQDIKGQVLEAIKPDYFRRWGRHYLPSLMYAHIYQVCNNFKDIGPQVYGGSLFKLLRDEADTLFSNLPPPKPSQNVTLLSGPLVQQQQLSNVRSKFSMRLFNSSRNVCFHGNGMVRLFGGKTKKVESIVKGDRVESMNGTVATVICVIETKVAEGITQLSNCKSENGLSTLLITPWHPIRLSQSQDWIFPISIAEPKSVQCGAVYNFVLDGQHIVNVDGIDCVTLGHSFVDSVCAHEYFGTERVISDLKAMRGYSNGLVRLSGVQRDPITSKVVGIIEG